The Candidatus Sericytochromatia bacterium nucleotide sequence GGGCGAGCGGGGCGACGAGGGGGGCAGTCGGGTGCTGCACCTGTGGTCCCAGGGGCGGACACGCCGGCTGTTCCCGCCACCGGGTGAGTCGCTGGCGCGCTTGGGCATCGATTGGGATCCCACCGGGCGAAGCCTGCTGGTGCGGGGACTTGGGCGTTGGCCCCCACGGCCGGGCGATCGCCAGCAGCTGGTCTGGCTGAGCTCGGAGGGGCGCGAGTTGATGCGGACGATCGCCCCATTCGGACCGAGTGTTCCGCCTCCGCGCTGGGTGCGCGGCCCCTCCGCCTGGGTGGGCTTGGCGCTGCCGCAGGCGGCCTGGCTATGGGACGGTCGCGCGCGGTCTGCGCAGGCCCTCGCTGGAATCGCGGGCAGCTGGGGCATCAGCCCGAGCGGTTCCTTGCTCGCCGGAATCGAGGTCGGTCATCTGTTTGTGGCCAGCCGCGTGGCCCCGGCTCGCCGGCGTGATTTTCCGGTGGCCGGCTTGCCCCCCTTCTTCGTGCTCGATGCGGCAGGCTTCAGCTGGGATGCCGATGGCCTGACCATGACCGGACGCACCGCCGCGCGCGAACAGGGGGCCTGGAGGCGCCTGCGGATTCGCGCGCGCCTGATGCGAGCGGACGGGGACGCGGGGTGAGCGGGATTCGGGCCTCGCGGCCCCTTCAGGACGTCGCCTGTTTCGTCGCGGCCTCGTCCTTGGCCCGCAAGCTCTGTTCGATCTGGTCGGCGGCCTGCTCGATTGCCCGCGGCATGACCCGATAGCTCTTGGCCAGGACCTTGACGTCGAGGTCCTCGTTGCGAAAGCGGGTGTCGGCCAGCTCCAGCCCGGCTGCCCAGATCGCGGGCTGTGACAGGTCGGGCTGGGCCTGCGCTTTGAATTCTCGCCAGAGTCGGAACAGGTCGATCGTGTCATGCACGCCGTAGCCCACCTCCAGCACGGCCTTGCGCAGGTGGGCCTCGACCGCATCGCCCGGCGGTGCGGCCGAGAATCCGAGGCCCGCGGCCTTGTCGAAGGCCACGGTCATGGCGGGAGAGGCCCCTTCCGGCAGCGAGATGTCGGACAGCAGCCAGCGACCATCTGGCTTGGCATAGGCGATCAGGCCGACGGCGTGCTTGTCCGTGCCGGTGCCCCAGCTGAGCGTCGTGAAGATGCCGCCATCCTTCGGCAGCAGCTGGTGACGCGCCTTCACCCCTCGTTCGGGCAGGCCGTTGGTCACGTCGGTCAGGCGCTTGAGGGCTTGCGGACCGAACAGTTCGAGGTAGAGCGGCACCAGGCCGTCGGGATCACACAGCGGCAGCAGGGTGCTCGGGTTGCCCTCGGCGATCGCCCGCAGGGCCTCGCGGGCCGTGCGGGCCAGGGCAGTGGCCTCGACCTCCCCCAGATTCGCGTCCTGTAAGGGGCCAGAGGTATCCCAGAGCTCCTGCAGCAGTTCCTCCAAGAGGGCGCGATCGCGCAGGTGGAGGTAGCGGATCCGGTACGCCGGCGAGCCATACAGGCGGTCGAGCAGTTCCGGCAGGCCGGGGGCTTCGCGCAGCATGGCGAAGACGTCATCCGCCGTGATGGGGCTGTCCACCTGCATCAGCAGCGCGTCCAGCACATCGAGGGCAGCCCCCTTGGCCGGGACCATGGCGGCGAAGAAACGTCCCTCGGCGGCTGGTGGATCCGCGGGGGCGGGCTCGCCGGCCAGCTCCATCGGATGGCCGATGTGCAGATCGGGATCCCCTTCGAAATCCCCTTCGAAGGGATACAGGCGACCGATCACCAGGTCTCCCACCTGGAGCTCATCGCTCAGGGGGCCCGCCCGCAGCACCAGACGGTCCCCGGTCACCCAGTCTTCGGCCAGGGTGCGGCGAAACTGGCGGAGGACCTTGAAGGCCCCAAATCGGGTGTGCGCGAGACCTTGGTAGATGGCGAGTCCCTCGCCCGTCAGGTCCTCGGTGCAAGCGCTGAGAAACAGGTCGATCGGGCGCTGCAGGCCGACGGATTCGGGCAGCCTTCGGTCCAGGTGAAACCAGGCCAGAAAGCGCAAGACGCGGTCGTGCTGGTCCGGATCCTGCAGCTCGGGTAGGTGGACTGGCGCATCCGGGATGCCAGCCATGAAGACTGGCCAGGCGGCCGCGATCTCCCGCTCGTACCAGGCCTGGCTCACAGACCACTGATACAGCGTGTCGAGGTACGGCCAGAGAATGAACTCGGCGTTGGCTTCGCTGGGGGGGGAGTCGCTGTGCATACCAGGCCTTCCGCCGACCATCATACCGGAAACGACAGGCGGCGGTGCGTCGCGAGCGAGCGTGGAAACGCGGCTTGCTCGCTCAATCCGGTGCGTGGCCATCGTTTTTGGTGGGCCTGGACGGTTTGATGCGGCCAGAGGGGTTGTCTTCACCCCATGCGGGTGCTAAGGTAGCGGCGTTCCCAAACGAACCCAATGCCGTGAGGAGGTAGCAGGTGAACAAGGAAGAACTGGTGAATGCCGTCGCGACCCAGACCAAGCTCTCGAAGAAGGACACCGAGACGACGGTGAACGCGATGGTGCAAGCCATCACGGACGCGCTGACCAAGGGTGACAAGGTGACCCTGGTTGGTTTCGGTACCTTTCAGGTGCGGGAGCGGGCAGCCCGGGAGGGCCGTAACCCCCGGACGGGTGGCGTGCTGAAGATTCCCGCTCGCAAGGCGCCCGCCTTCTCGGCCGGCAAGGGCCTCAAGGATGCCGTGAGCGGCCCGAAGGCCAAGGCCAAGGGCAAGAAGTAGGCGCTTGCGCCTCGCGCGTCTGGACGGCCTGCGTCGTCCAGACGCGTTTGATCGCCGCTTGGCGATTCCAGTCGTCCCGGTGCTGTCCGGCGAGACGTCTGGTTACGTGAGACCTTGCAGCTCGTAGCGCAGGTCGTACACTTCCGCGGCACCCGGGGCCTGGTCGGGGCGGGCGCTGCGCAACACCCGCAGCGTCATGGTGGCTTCACCTGCCTGCTCCGCGGTGGTGGCCAGATGGGCCAGGTCCCGTCTCAGCAGGGCCTTCAGGTTGGCTTCGTGAGCGGCCGGAGGAATCGCGACGATCGCGCCCAGGTGCGCCATCAGGGCATTCATCTGATCCGCCAGGACCTGCGGGTCGCA carries:
- a CDS encoding HU family DNA-binding protein, which produces MNKEELVNAVATQTKLSKKDTETTVNAMVQAITDALTKGDKVTLVGFGTFQVRERAAREGRNPRTGGVLKIPARKAPAFSAGKGLKDAVSGPKAKAKGKK